The Oncorhynchus kisutch isolate 150728-3 linkage group LG8, Okis_V2, whole genome shotgun sequence DNA segment CTACACATGGATCTGACCCATTCCCATAATAATATTCCAAACCATAACCTCATCCCAGTTTCCCTGTGAGAGCATTGGCCATCTCTATGTTTCTGTGGGTTTGATGCTGTCCTTCAGCCTGTATAGTATTTGAAACATTACGTGCTGACTCTTTAGTTCATTGATAGCATCAGCATTGAACTGTAttacattacatattacacaaaGTGAACATATTTACCTCTCTGTGCCCCTCCCCACAGACACAGTCCGCTGTACCACAGCAGCCCACCTGGCTCTGATGGTGCCCAAGAATGTTTCCTTCTACCCCAGCAACCACGAACGCTTCACAGACGGCACCATCGATGTGTGGTGGATCGTCCATGATGGAGGAATGCTCATGCTGCTACCTTTCCTGCTCAAACAGCACAAGGTAAAGTCCCGCGCACATCAATGCAGAAACTCTGGGAGCATTTACTGATTGGCCACCATGACCCGTGAGAGACTAAAGAAGAATGGATGTGTTGTTCAGAAAAGGAtctatatttacattttagaagacgctcttatccagagggagttacaagagcaattagggttaagtgccttgctcaatggcacattGGCACATCGGCTCTTAACTGCTAGACTACTCTACTCCATTCTTACCATGGTGTGTATTTCAGGTTTGGAGGAAGTGTAAGATGCGTATCTTCACTGTGGCCCAGATGGATGACAACAGTATTCAGATGAAGAAGGACCTGGCTACGTTCCTGTACCAGCTGAGAATAGAGgcagaggtggaggtggtggaaaTGGTGTGAGATGTTCTTCCTTAAATCTAATTATGTAATGATGGTGGAGACGGTGAGAGATGAATCTCCATAAATCTAATTATGTCATTATGGTGGAGACGGTGAGAGATGAACCTCCTTAAATCTAATTATGTCATTATGGTGGAGACGGTGAGAGATGAACCTCCTTAAATCTAATTATGTCATTATGGTGGAGACGGTGAGAGATGAACCTCCTTAAATCTAATTATGTCATTATGGTGGAGACGCTGAGAGATGAACCTCCTTAAATCTAATTATGTCATTATGGTGGAGACGGTGAGAGATGAACCTCCTTAAATCTAATTATGTCATTATGGTGGAGACGCTGAGAGATGAACCTCCTTAAATCTAATTATGTCATTATGGTGGAAATGGTGTGAGATGAACCTCCTTAAATCTAATTATGTCATtatggtggagaaggagagagaagtccCTCATACCAGGAGTCAAACATGCAATCCAACTAAGAGTTTCACTTCTCTCCCCTTAGTGTATTCAAAGGTCAGATATTTACATACTACCATGTTAATAATTTCAGCATGACAGCGACATCTCGGCCTACACGTATGAGAGGACTCTGATGATGGAGCAGAGATCTCAGATGCTCAGACAGATGAGGCTGTCCagcgcagagagagaaagagaggtacatatTACACATCAACAAACATCCACAGAATTACACCTGTCAGATCAAACATACATAACAATAGTTGTTATGTGAAGGACATAATGAgctggtttcccagacccagatgtCTTCTCCTGCATTTAACCATGCTCAgttggagaatctccattgaaagtgtGATTTATCCCAGTAGTAAATTTAATCTGGGGCTGGGAAccaatacactacatgaccaaaagtatgtggacacctgctcgtcaaacatctcattgcaaaatcatgggcattaatatggagttggttccccctttgctgctgtaacagtctccactcttctggcaaggctttccactaaatgatggaacattgctgcggagacttggtcccattcagccacgagcattagttaggtcaggcactgatgttgggcgattaggcctggctgacagtcggcgttccaattcatcccaaaggtgttcgatggggttaaggtcaggactctatacaggccagtcaagttcttccacaccgatctcgacaaaccatttctgtaaggacttgctttgtcatgctgaaacaggaaagggccttccccaaactgttgccacaatgttggaagcacagaatcatttcgaatgtaattgtatgctgtagcattattatttcccttcactggaactaaggggcccagtCCAAACCATGAAAAGCACCCcctgaccattattcctcctccaccaaactttacagttggggcaggtagcattctcattggcatccgccaaacccagatttgtccgttggactgccagatggtgaagtgtgattcatcactcaagagaacgtgtttccactgctccagagtccaatggcagtgagctttacaccactccagccgatgctcgacattgcgcatggtgatcttaggtttgtgtgctgctgctcggccatggaaacccatttcatgaagctcccgacagagttattgtgctgacgttgcttccagaagcagtttggaactcggtagtgagagttgcaaccgaggacggcggtcccattctgtgagcttgtgtgacataccacttcgcggctaagtcgttgtttctcctagacgtttccacttcacaataacaccactttcagttgaccggggcagctctagcagggcggattaacttgttggaaaggtggcatcctatgacgctgccacgttgaaagtcactgagctttccagtaaggtcattctactgctgtctatgtagattgcatggctgtgtgctcgattataCAACTTTccacaacgggtgtggctgaaatagccaaatccactaatttgaaggggtgtccacatacttctgtatatttAGTGTATCTACACTAGCATTAAATGAAGCAATGTATGGCCATGCATTTCAAGTCACTCTAGTATGGACATTAGGACATTGTATCCCCTGCACTCTGCCCCCTATAGGCCCAGCTGGTAAAGGACAGACACTCTCTGATCCGTATGGGCAGCCTGTActcagacgaggaggaggaggtggtggagccTGTAGCTGATAAGAACCAGATGACCTGGACCAAGGAGAAGTACgaggcagagaggaggaacaggaacaaCGCACCAGAGAACTTCAGAGAACTCATGAGCCTCAAACCGTGAGTCACTTGTTGTTGGTCTATTGGAAGGCCAGGAGTTTTTCTTGAGATGTGATCTGACGAGGAAAACCCCCAGGCCTTTCACGTGGTTAGGAAAATCTCCATCCGGTCCCATCTGAGGTATTCCACTCTTGCTAGTCTTACttcttcactctctcctcctcatctcctctctctcttttttctgcCTCTTTCATCTTGCAGACAGAGAATGGTTCATCCTTTGAGTGATGTGTTATTCTGATCACTCTGTCTGTAAATTCCTGTGAGTAATATgttaatctgatcactctgtcTGTAGATTCCTGTGAGTAATATgttaatctgatcactctgtcTGTAAATTCCTTTTAATTAGATGTTATTCTGATCACTCTGTCTGTAGATTCCTGTGAGTAATATgttaatctgatcactctgtcTGTAAATTCCTTTTAATTAGATGTTATTCTGATCACTCTGTCTGTAGATTCCTGTGAGTAATATgttaatctgatcactctgtcTGTAAATTCCTTTTAATTAGATGTTATTCTGATCACTCTGTCCGTAGATTCCTGTGAGTAATATgttaatctgatcactctgtcTGTAGATTCCTGTGAGTAATATGTTAATCTGATCACCCTGTCTGTAAATTCCTTTTAATTAGATGTTATTCTGATCACTCTGTCCGTAGATTCCTGTGAGTAATATGTTAATCTGATCACCCTGTCTGTAAATTACTTTTAGTGATATGTTATTCTGATCACTCTGAGTCTGTAAATTCCATGCAATGGATTGGATGGCGGGGTGGGGTGTGCTTTGTTATGTGAACTGCACTTGATGTCTTTCTGCTTAATGACTGAGTTGGTTCACGCTGTCCACTGTTGGATATCTGAACATTATTCCACGGcattgttaaagggatagttcacccaaattacaaaattacattggATTTCTTACCCTGTATGCAGTCTATgtacaaggtatgacagcaatccatgctttggtatAGTTTCCTTGGCACCGTTTCCACATACtaacgttttagcatttgtggcacaaatcccattaaAATCATGGGACCAATATTCACATTTTTTTGCGCATCATGTTCAAAATTTCTATAAGGTACTTTTTTGAGGTTCAAAATCAATTGTAGATACTTTCGGATGATATGGACACGAGTGAAAAATTATAATATCGGTCCCATGACGTGAGCATGTGGAAACAGAGCCAGGGAAACTGGATTGCTGTCATTCGTTGTCCATAGACTGCATACGGGGTAAGGAAATCAATGtataatttgggtgaactatccctttaaataaTTGAATATTCTGGATTGCATTTGTAACATCTGTATGTGGTTGTGTCCCAGGGACCAGTCCAATGTGCGGCGGATGCACACAGCAGTGAAGCTGAACGAGGTGATTGTCAACAAGTCCCATGATGCTCGCCTGGTGCTGCTCAACATGCCGGGGCCGCCACGCAACACAGACGGAGATGAGAACTGTATCCTTCACTAACAGCCGTTCTCATTGTACTGGACAACACTGGTCTTAGAGGTCTGTGTGGTACAATATTTCATTTTTAGGACAATGTTTTAGGGCTCATTATGGGGTTAGGGAGTGTAATTTGGGGATTGTCATTTGGGGTTGAGTGTAGCATGAGTTGTGTAAAAGGTGAAAGAATGAGTAGGAGTAGACGGCCAGACAGCATACACAAAAGATTTGGCAATGTGACCCGAGATGAAAGACTACTGGCTTTTAAGCTGAACATCAAATCTGTtgtgtacacagatttgcagatgtaaTCGCAGGTGCAGTGATGCAGAGTTGCTGGTTATAACAGTGCTTAACTCTGGCCCAGAtatggagtttctggaggtgctgacagaaggtctggagaGAGTGCtgctggtgagaggaggaggacgagaggtcatcactatctactcctgaCCTATCAGAAACCACTCGGGTCACAGGTCACGACACTGCCTCGAAAGGAGACATTCCACCCCGACCACTGGGGGCACTGCAGCACCGGCAGCAGCATCCAGCCGATCctcaacatacagtacataccaaCTGTTCCAATTAATGATGGAATTAAGAGGACTTTTATTGTGGTATTTGAGGACCACAGGAAGCAATAATAATTTGCCTGGCATTTCTGCAGAAAGTATTGCCTTCCATGAGGACAGTAGCCTTTAAAGATGACATGCTATAATTCCCTCATGAATCCCTTATTGCCAAGGCAACTAAAGCTTGGGTCATTCACAAACCTATTTCTGCAATAGGAGACCATTAACAACTGCTACTTTTACACATACATCCATCAAACATGAATTTTCTATGCCGACTGAGTCAGTATTTGTGttgtttgcataaaataaaaTATGGTGGGCTTTCCCTCATCAAGGATTAGCTTGCCAGATAGCACAGTCTTGGGTGGTCCTTATGAAGTCCTCTGTGTAGAGTGACAATGTTAGTTCTTTTTTCACAACCTTTTTATGGTTGGTGGAATAATAActtttgttatttattttcttatttaTTTTCTCAACCTTCCCCCGATGAGGATAAGATTTTTCGTATTGTAGATAATGAAATGCCAGTTGGGGTATTTAAACAGATGGCACAGAGAGTGCTTGTAAATGTAAATGTGGATGCCAGAGATTGTTTTGAAGCATTATTTTACTGGATTATAATTTGGAATTGTTGAAAGAGAAGATGTTTTAAATCATTGACAATTATACATGACATTTAATCTACTATTTCTGTCCAAAAGTCTTTATTATAGGCATGAAGACTACTTACAGGGCCACCTGAACAGAGGAGCATGTGCACacgtttcctttcctttcctgtaGACTGCAAGAGCTGTAAAGGCAAAGAGTATTTATCTGAACTTACCAATAAAATCATGATTCATTTCCCTATTCAACTAGAATTGAACTATCTTGACTTCAGATATATCAATGTGTTCATAAAATAAGATGGtagaaaaacagaaaacaaagaATTATTTACTTAAGAGAAAGGCAAAATAAATACGATATAACCTATGAATACAGAATACAACATTCCTGAGATGACTGTAGGAGGCATTACAGTATGTTAACATGTTGCATACTGTTTCACTGTACACCCTTGTGAGGAAATGTTACATTAATGTTCATTTTAAGATGAAATCGTCTTTCTATGAAACAGTGTCATTGTGAAACTCAAGTTTGTCTGATGGACATCAAGATCTGTGTCCTCAGAGAAATAAAGATAGTTTGTAAATGCCTCAGTATGACCTTGTGGCCTTGATTGTATCATTTAACAAACATAACACAGATATATTTTTAGAATGAGATATGTAAATAGAGTTAAAAAGTGATTGTTACATTAAACTCAATGTAATATAGTATAAAGTGTGTGCAGAGCATTGTGTAAATATACAACTCATTCAAGGTCAAAatgaccaacaacaaaaaaatgaggTAAAGTTCTTTGTAGGGAAGATCACATGTAAGCAGTGACACAGTAAACACGTTCATGCTAGGCTTGTCACTGTCGGAGAAACATGGTTGTAGTAGATAGTGTATTGTAATACAACACTAGTAGTACTACTAAATAGGTTCCGATACTCATTtcgggtgctggtactgtttatatttaggtgcaggagctccactatacttttgagctaatattccaTAAGAGTAAAACAAGCTCAAGCAGTAGAGAAGTTGAGGTGCAGGTACTCAGCTCCAGTGGGCTCCTGCGCAAGTCAAGCACAAGCGTGCTAGTCGACATCTGGTTGTTTTGGCAGTGTTGAAGGTGGACCTGCGTTAGAGCTGCTCCTTATGTTACATTATCGTGGACACTGTCATTGGATGCAATGAAACCACACCGACTTTATATCCAACAAATGTTAGTTCATGTAGCCACATTACAAGTTCAAACACTCAAACACAAATGCGTAATGGTCTATTGTCTACATAGACTAATAAATCCCACCATCCAAATTCAAATGAAAACATGCATTTCATAATATCTATTGTCGAGAGAGTCTGCACTTTCTATTGTCGTTTTGAACATCTAATGCGTAGGGATAATAAGGAAGGGAGTGGTTGGTGACACAAAAGAGCAGCCACACACTTATTTGTCAGTTCACACTGCAGCTACACCTCCAATACTGCCAAAACATCCGCTATCAGGATATCGGTCAACCTGGGTTACCGCTGGATCTGATTGAATCCAGGCCATATTATAGTCTTAATGGTCCATCAGGACACAGAGGCAGGAGATTAGTATAACCATGGTCCAGACCAGACTCCTGGGGACCACCAGTTCACTGTGGCCCTTGGAGTACATCTGTTCCATCTTTGTCGTCTGGTGGTCAGGTCGCCTGAGTACCAGTCTGCAGGGGTTCTGAACCCTAGTCAAGTCGATCTGAGCTTCACTGGGGAGAGTTCCTTTCGCTTTCTGCCTGTCACGCTCctgggggagggatagagggaaggagggagggagagagagagaagtttacACTGTGTTATTATGCTATGACAGTGACTCTACTGAACAAGAAAAAACAagtgggattttccatgcactaTACAAGGCTCTTTTTCCAGTTCTCAGTTCCCTTCATACCACAAAGTACTCAGACACTCGGACATTCAGTCCCAGACAGAGATGCCTTTCATTCCTGTCATTCCTTTGATGTTACTACTGCAGGTGTACTCACACTGTAGCATTGAGCCTTTATAACGAGCAAAAACACAGAGCTTTTGTTCATTTAGCACTCACTTTCTCGACCTCCTTGAACACACGTAGGAAGTTGTGTCTGAGGACCCCGGACAACTCgctctctgtccagtgtctcttCATCAGCTCCTGGATCAGAGCGGGATACTTGGACACATCCTCTAATCCAAGAGGAAACCTTCAGACAGTAGAACATAACAGGCTATGTATTACTCAAAGCCTCAGGCCACTTAAAATGCAGCTGCTATATGTTACCAGTCTGCTTACAAAAAAGTGAGTCATTCTGATAGCATTCAAGCTGGAGCATAACATGGCTGTATTAATGAACTAACGCTGAATGTGCTGCTCTTACTCTGAGGTAAAAGTTCTTACTTAGAAGCTCCATCAAAGTCCCCTCCTATTCCTATTGACTCAGATCCAACCACCTTCCTAATGTGGGTAAAATGATCTGCAAAAAGTAAGAGGAATATCAGAAGATAAGATAATCATAAGATAAATCATGTGTACACATGTTATTGATGTTCTTGATACTGGTCTTCTAAACACGTCTTGATTGATAACAAGGCAGCCAATTTTGCGCTTAATCAAAGGCAACTGCTCACCAGCCACAATGGAGATATTGGCTTGGCCATGGCAAGCCACAAACCCACTGTGCAGATTAACCATGATGAGTCCTCCGTTCTCCTTCTGAAACAACAACACACCCAGAATagaacattaaaaaaacattCCACACTTCCAGTGACCTTCCAGCcatgtagatacagtgccttcagaatgtattcacaccccttgacggTTTCCACATATTTCCACctcataatatcaaagtggaattatgttttagacatttttacaaattaaatcAAAAATgacaagctgaaatgtcttgagtcaataagtattcaacccctttattatgGCGAGCCTAAATAAtttcaagagtaaaaatgtgcttaataagtcacattatgagttgcatggactcacttggATCGCAAAACTTGTGTTTagcattatttttgaatgactatttCATCTCTGtacaacacatacaattatctgtaaggtcccacgGTCGAGCTGTGAATTtctaacacagattcaaccacaaagcctcgcaaagaagggcatctattggtagatatatatatttttttaaaggcagaCATTTAATAATCCTTTGAGCATGCTGAAGATATTAATTAcacgttggatggtgtatcaatacacccagtcactacaaagatacaggcgtccttcctaactcagttgccggagaggaaggaaaccactcacggatttcaccatgaggccaatggtcactttaaaacagttacagagttgaatggttgtgataagagaaaactgaggatggatcaagaacattgtagttactccacaatactaacctatgtGACAGAGTGAAGAAggaaaaatattctaaaacatgcatcctgtttgcaatacgccactaaagtaaaacagcaaaaaaatgtggcaaagaatacaaagcgttatacttggggcaaatccaaaacgACACATCATTTAGTATcagtcttcatattttcaagcatggtggtagctgcatcatgttatgggtatgcttgtcatcggcaaggactatggagttttttaaataaaaagaaacggaatacagctaagcacaggcaaaatcctagaggaaaactcggttcagtcagctttccaacagacatcgggaaacaaattcacctttcagcaggacaataacctaaaacacaaggccaaaacatactggagtttcttaccaaacGACATTGAGTGTTCCTGAGTAGTCTGGTTACAGtgttgacttaaattggcttgacaatctatggcaagacttgaaaagggctgtctagcaatgatcaacaaccaacttcacagagtttgaagaataaaaaaaaataataatgtgcaaatattttacaatccaggtgtgcaaagctcttacccagaaagacttgcagctgtaatcgctgccaaacgtgattcaaaaatgtattgattcaggggtgtaaatacttttgtaaattaaatatttctgGATTTCAGTTTCaaattcaataaatttgcaacatttctaaaaacatgtttttcactttgtcattatgggttatcgtgtgtagatggaaaaaaatatacagtaccagtcaagagtttggacaccgactcattcaagggtttttcttttttttactattttctacattgtggaataaaagttaagacttcaaaactatgaaaaaatcatgtagtaaccaaaaaagtgttaaacaaatccaccctttgccttgatgacagctttgcacactcttgacattctcccaaccagcttcacctggaatgcttttccaacagccttgaaggagttcccacctatgctgaacacttgttggctgcttttccatcactctgcagtccaactcatcctataccatctcaattgggttgaggttggatgattgtggaggccagctcATTTGATGCTGCattccttacacagcctggaggtgtgttgggtcattgtcctgttgaaaaacaaatgatagccccactaagagcaaaccagatgggatagcctGTCGCTGCAGAAggttgaattctaaatcaatcactgacagtgtcaatagcaaagcacccctaacaccttcacacctcctcctccatgcttgacgggggggaaccacacatgtagagatcatccgttcacctattctgcatctcacatagacatggcggttggaaccaaaaatcgcaaatttggactcatcagaccaaaggacagatttccaccggtctaatgtccattgatcatgtttcttggctcaagcaagtcttcttcttattggtgtcctttagtagtggtttctttgcagaaatttgaccatgaaggcctgattcactcagtctcctctgaacagttgatgttgagatgtgtatgttacttgaactctgtgaagcatttatttgggctgcaatttctgaggctggtaacgctaatgaactaactctgggtcttcctttcctgtggcggtcctcatgagagccagtttcatggtTTTTCAGACTGCACTTGaacaaactttcaaagttcttgacattttctgtattgactgaacttcatgtcttaaattaatgatggactgttgtttctctttgcttatttgagctgtttttagcatatatggacttggtcttttaccaaataggcctatCTTTTGTAAAcatcccctaccttgtcacaacacaactgatttgcccaaacgcattaagaaggaagaaATTTgagaaatgtacttttaacaaggcacaccagttaatttaaatgcattccaggtgactacctcatgaagatggttgagagaatgccaagagtgtgcaaagctgtcatcaaggcaaaggttggctactttgaagaatctcaaatattaaatatatttagatttgtttaacacttttctggttactacatgattccatatgtgttatttcatagtttcgatgtcttcactattatcctactatatagaaaatagtccaaataaagaaaactttctgaagacactgtaaaacaggaaatgcaAATAAAGGATAAGTGGATTAAAGAAACATTGCAGAAAGAGACTCTTCCAAGAGACTCTCCTGATAAGGAGTAAACACAGGCCACCCACAATGAGTGACCGTGCCGATGGTGGTTGAAAGGGGGGAGTGATGGAGgagttttagagagagagagaaagagagagacagagagagagagttcttgtCAGGGCTCTCACCAGTTCGCGGAGCAGGTCATCAGGAACATTGCGGCTGTGGTTACACACGGCATGGGCTGAGGAGTGGCTGAAAATAACTGGAGCCTTAGAGATCTGCAGTACTGCCCTGGCTGTGGCCCAGGAACTATGGGACAGGTCTACTATCATCCCCAATCTGTTCATCTCCTTCACCACAtcctgagagaaagaaagacagagagagagggagagagagagagagagagagagagagagagagagagagagagagagagagagagagggagagagagagagagagagagagagagaaagacagagggagggagagagagagagagagagagagagagagagggagagagagagagggagagagagagagagagagagagagagagagggagagagagagagagagagagagagagaaagacagagagagagagagagagagagagagagagagagagagagagagagagggagagagagagagggagagagagagagaaagacagagagagggagggagagagagaaagagagagagagagagagagagagagagagagagagagagagagagagagagagagagagagagagagagagagagagagagagaaagagagagagagagagacagagagagagagagggagaaagacagagagagagaaagagagagaaaggcagagagagagggagagggagaggacaggaaaaGCATGTTACCACTTGCTGTGAGGTTTCCCAGTAATTATATATTACGTGCTCTATGTACGTCATTGTGCATATCT contains these protein-coding regions:
- the LOC109880631 gene encoding dipeptidase 2, giving the protein MISRILHGGDFLNLGTNLMLCFLCGMTSGDPTTGSVFGLMTKYSLIDGHNDLALMLRILHGNRLSQVDLHNISKVATDINRLTTGHVGAQVFAAYVLCGAQAKDAVRLTLEQIDVINRMCTENPELELVTSAKGLNDTKRIACLISIEGGHSIDSSLPTLRMFYQLGVRSMALTHTCNTPWAESSSTIYDVYQRENDSLTDFGKDVVKEMNRLGMIVDLSHSSWATARAVLQISKAPVIFSHSSAHAVCNHSRNVPDDLLRELKENGGLIMVNLHSGFVACHGQANISIVADHFTHIRKVVGSESIGIGGDFDGASKFPLGLEDVSKYPALIQELMKRHWTESELSGVLRHNFLRVFKEVEKERDRQKAKGTLPSEAQIDLTRVQNPCRLVLRRPDHQTTKMEQMYSKGHSELVVPRSLVWTMVILISCLCVLMDH